GCGGCCGCGACGGCGGGTGGCTGCCGCGGTGGGCGCTGGCCAACAGCGAGACCAACATCATGACCGGTGACCCGGTGACGCCGTTCCTGGTGGAGGCGTGGTCCAAGGGCCTGCTGGCCGGGCACGAGCAGGAGACCTACGACCTGCTCAGGCGCAACGCCACCGAGACCCCGCCCGCCGACTCGCCCTACAACGGCCGGTCCGGCGTGGCCTTCTACGACGAGCGGGGTTACGTGCCGTCCGGCTTGGCCCTCGGCGAGGACTGCGCGCACAAGGGCGGGGACAACGACTGCGTGCACCCGGCGTCGGCGACGCTGGAGTACGCGGCGGCGGACGCGGCGCTCGCGCTGATGGCCGCGGGCCTGGGGCACCGCGAGGACGCGCGGCTGTTCGCCGGGCGCGGGCAGTGGTACCGCAACCTGTGGGACGCGGGCACCGGCCACTTCCGACCGCGCACGGTCGAGGGCACCTGGGTGTCGCCGTACAACCCGGTGGACGCCGGGCACCAGTTCCACGAGGGCGGCGCCTACCAGTACCAGTGGCTGGTGCCGCAGGACCCGAACGGCCTGGTCGAACTGATGGGCGGGCGGCGCGCCACCGAGCAGCGGCTGGACGCGTTCTTCGCCTACGACAAGCTCTTGGTCGACCCGGCGGGCACCGCGCGCACCGAGTGGATCACCCAGCCCTACGACTACTACGGCAAGCCGACCTACAACCCGAACAACGAACCCGACCTGCTCGCGCCGTACTTCTACCTGTCCGTCGGCGCCCCCGCGAAGACGGCGACCGCGGTGCGCGCGGCGATGACGCTGTTCACCACCGGCCCGGACGGCATGACCGGCAACGACGACCTGGGCACGATGTCGGCGTGGTACGTGTTCTCGTCGCTGGGCCTGTACCCGACGATGAGCGGCGCCGACTTCCTGGCCCTGTCCAGCCCCCAGTTCCCCGCCGCGACCGTGCGGGTCGGGCAGGGGCGGGTGCTGACCATCACCGCGCCGGGCGTGGACGACACCAACCGGTACGTGCGGCGCGTGTCGCTCGACGGCCGGGACGTGCGCACCACGTGGCTGCGGTGGGACGACGTCGTGGGCGGCGGCACCCTGGCGCACGAGGTCGGCCCGACGCCCTCGGCGTGGGGCACGGACCCGGGCGCGGCGCCGCCGTCGGTCAACCGCGCGCCCGCCGACGACCGCAGGCACGTGGACGCGTCGCTGCGCGAGTCGACCGCGGTGGTGCCGACCGGGGACGCCGAGCAGACCGCGACGCTGACCCTGGACGTGCTCGCCCAGGCGCCGGGCGCGGTGCCGGTGACGGTGCGCCCGACCGCGCCGGCCGGGTGGCGGGTCTCCCCGACGCCCCTGCTGGTGCTGCGGTCCGGCCGGCTGCCGGTGCAGCGCACCGTGGCGCTGGCGGTGACCGTGCCGGCGGGGACGCCCGCGGGGTCGTACCCGGTACGGGTGGAGGTGCGGGGGCCGAACGCGGTCACGCGCGAGGCCGTGGTCGAGGTGCGCCCGGCGGCGCGCTGCGCGGTGACCGCGGGCACCCAGTGCGCGGTGGACCTGACCGGTTCGCTCAACCACGACGGCACCGCCACGGTCGAGCAGCCGGCCCAGGGCGACTTCGACGGCCAGGGCTGGAGCTACGACGCGGCCCTGCTGCCCACCGGGCCGGTCACCCTGGGCGGGGTCGCCTACGCCGCGCCGGACCCCGGTGGTGCGGCGGCGAACTTCGTCGAGGCGCGCGGGCAGGCGGTCCTGCTGCCCGGTGCGCGGTACGGCGGTCTGCGGCTGGTGGCGGCCTCGCACAACGGGCCGGTGACCACCGCGCTGACCGTCCGGTACGCGGACGGCACCAGCGCCTCGCTGCCGGTGACCGTGCCCGACTGGGCGGGTTCGGGGCCCGCGCTGCTGGAGATGCCGCACCGGATCAAGGCGGGGCAGGGCGTGGACGGGCCGGCGGTCCGGCTGTTCGGGGCTTCGGCGGCGCTGGACCCGGGCAGGGTCGTGCGGTCCGTGGGGCTGCCCGACGACCCGCGGGTGGAGGTGTACGCGATCACCCTGGTGTGAGGTCGCGGGGGTCGGTGAGGCGGTGCAGGGCGAGGCGGGCCAGCGGCAGGTAGGGCAGCACGACCGCCGCCGGCCCGCGCACGGTCAGCCAGGTGCCGCCGTCCGGTGCCACGCCGTGGCGCAGGTGGAGCCGGAGCGGGCCGAGGCGGGCGTCCCAGGCCCAGGTCCGGGCGGTGTGGTCCACGGCGGTGACGGTGAAGCGCACGCGCACGCCCAGCGGGGCCCGGACCCGGCCGGTGACGCCCGGCGCGAGGCGCGGTGCCGAGGTCTCGACGCCGGTGATCTGCGGGGCCCACCTCGGCCACAGGGCCGGCTGGGCGTACCGCTCCCACACCACGTCGGCGGGTGCGCGTCCCGGTGCCCGGGTGCCGATTTCCACGGTCACCATCGTCGTCGACGCGGCGGGGGCGCGCTCGGTGTGGCGGGCGGGTCCGCCTGTTCGGGGAGGGTCCGGTTCGGTTCGGCGTGCGGCGAGCGGCGGGGGTCGGCAGCGGTTCACCCCGCCGCTCACGAGGAGGGCGGGGCAGTGCGCCGCCCGGGTCGGGTTCAGCCGGTCCGGCCCGTGGCCCTCAGCACGACGCGCACGCCGTGCCGGAGGGAGGTGAGCCGTTCGGCCCCGGCCGGCACGACGAGCGGGTCCCACCCCGGTCCCGCGACGGCCACGACCGCGTCGAAGCGCGTGGCCAGGGTCCTCAGCGGCACCTCGCGCGCCAGCTCCGCCCGGTGCGCCCAGACGACGACCACCGCGGGCCGCAGCTTGCCCACCGCGTCGAGCAGCGCGCGGGCGGGCAGCCGGGCACCGAGGTGGCGCCACGTCGAGTCGCACTCGGACAGTGCCGCCCCCAGCGCCTCCAGCGGCAGCGTGTGCTGCTCGTCGGGCGCGCACGCGAGCAGCGCGGCCAGCCTGCCCTCGGCCGCCGGGAACGGGACGCCGCGCAGCGCGTGCAGCACGGCCGCCGTGGTGACGTGCTCGACCTCCACGCCCCGGCCCCGGGCGGCGGCGCGGCGGCCGAGCTGGACCAGGGTGGGCATGAACACCTGGTGCCAGGAGTCGACGACGCCGTGCTCCGCGATGAGCTTGACGGCCAGGTCCCGCATCAGCGGCTCGTCCAGGCGGCAGGCCGCGTTGAGGAAACCGCGCCGGACCGCGCGGGCGGCGTCCGGGCTCAGGTCGACGCGGGGCGCGGGGGTCGCGACCGCGGGCGGCGGTTCGCTCAGCACGATCCCCGCGGCGGCGGCCGGGGCCAGGCCCTTGGCGGTCAGCTCGACCATGCGGCGCAGCCGCTCCACGTCGGCGGGCGTGTAGCGGCGGTGGTTGCCGCTGGTGCGGGCGGACGGGCCGAGGCCGTACCGGCGGTGCCACGTGCGCAGCGTCGTCGGGGAGATGCCGAGCATCCCGGCCAGCGCTCCCGGGGTCAGCCCACTGCCCTGCTCGCCCATCACCCTCCGACCTCCGTGCCGCCGCCGGGCACCGCCTGGACGGCCGCACCGCCGGTCAGTCCACTGAGGACCGTCATCGGCGCGGGCGGCCCCGTCGAACACCCGGGTCTCCCCCGGTGCCCGCGCGGGGTCACGCGCGCCTGTGCTGCCTGGCGATCATGGTGCGCAGCTCGCTCTCGCCGAGCCCGCCCCAGATGCCGTAGGTCTCCTCGACGGCCAGCGCGTGCTCGCGGCACTGGCGCATCACCGGGCAGCGCCGGCACACCTGCTTGGCGCGCTCCTCCCGGCTGCGCCGCGCCTCGCCGCGCTCGTTGGGCGTGTGGAAGAACAGCGTGCTGTCCAGGCCCCGGCACAGACCTCTCAGCTGCCAGTCCCAGGACTCGGCGACGGGGCTGGGCAGGCGTGACAGTTCGGGCATGCGACCACGTCCTCATCCGGGCGTCCAGGTGGATGCCCACACCCTAAATTCGATTCAAAAGCGTTGCAACTCGACGCGCTGCGGGCAGGCCAGTGCGTGGCGTCCACGCAGGTGGGGAGGGTTTTCCACGCCGGGCACGACCAGGACCGGGCCCGCACGACTGCGGGCCCGGTCGCGGGGCCGTCGTTACCGCACGGCGCCTTCGAGGAGCGATTCGCCCAGCTCGGTCAGCGAGTGCACGGCCCGCTTGCCGTACCGGGTGGTCCGGAGCAGGCCGGCGTCGCGCAGCACGCAGGTGTGCCTGCTCACCGAGGCGGGCGAGGTACCGACGCGGCGCGCCAGCTCCACCGTGCCGACCCCGGTGCGCGCGCACTCCAGCACGGCGCTGCGCGTCGGCCCCAGCAGGGCGTCGAGGCTCTTGGGCACGCTGCCCGCCCACCGGTCGGTGTCGTCGATCGGGTGCACCAGCACCGGCGGGAGCGACGGGTCGGTCAGCGCGCCCGGCCGGTGGCGGGCGAAGTACGACGGGACCAGCCGCAGGCCGCGGCCGCCCAGGCGCACCTCCCGGTCGACCGGGTGGTCGACCTCCAGCACCGGCGGCCGCCAGTGGGCGCCCCCGCCGAGCCCGGCGAGCAGGCCGTGCACCCCGTCGTCGACGAGGTCGCGGGCCCGGCGGGCGCGGTCGGCGTTGACGCTCTCCCGGATGACGTCGGCGAACGGCTCGACCAGCACCGAGTGCAGGCGGCGCAGCATGTCCGCGACGGCGCCCAGCGCGGCGTCGTCACCGCGCGCCAGCGGCTCCACCCAGCCGGGCAGCGGCGCGAGGCAGGCCAGCTCGGCCCGCACCCGGTGGCGCGGCGTGGCGCGCACGGCCGCCAGCCCGGCCTCCAGGCCGCGCGCCGACTCGGCGGGCAGCAGGAAGTCCGGGCAGGGCCGCAGCACGTGCAGCAACCGCAGCGCGGGATCGCGGTGGTCGATCGCGCGCCGCACGGCGTACGACCACTTGGCGAACACCGGCGACTGATCCCGTTCGGCCAGGCGGCGACTGGCCAGCAGCACGTCCCAGAGCGGGTCCGAGGTCGGTGCCACCGTCGTGCACACCAGGTCTTCGGTCGTGAAAAAGATGCGGAGCACGAGATCCCCCCAAATCGTTCGTCCCCGCTCCGGATGGTGGCAAGTCGCTCACCGGGGGCGCAAGGGTTCGGCGGGGTCCGCCGTGGGGGGTCCTGTGCCCGTGGCCTTGCCCGTCCGGGCACGGTCCACAGAGGATGGTCGGCAACCGCAGGTAGTCGCGGTCGTGCCGAACCACCTCGGCGCACCGTGCCCGGAATCGGGAGAATTCCACGTCAGTCGGACGCAATCATTTCGCAACACTGTTGCAAGTGCGTCGCGCCGCGCGTTCCGGGTCGATTCCGGCAATTCGGCGCGGCTCAACCGAGCGGCGGGTTGAACCGCGAGTAGCCGGGTTCGCCCCAGCGCAGCGGCACCAGGCCGGCCACCTCCACCACGTCGGTGACGGTGAACAGGACCACGCGCTCGGCGCCCGGGTGGTCGGCGGCCCGGTCCGCCGACCAGTCGACCCGCGCCCGGCCCGAGACGTGCAGGGTCGCGCCGGTGGCCCAGTCGCAGAACAGCAGGCCCGCGGCGGGGTTCACGTCGAGGTTGCCCAGGGTCAGGAACATCGCGTTGCCCGCGTAGTCGGGCCACTCCAGCTCGGTGCCCGAGCGGACCCGGACGAAGCCGGGGTTCCCGCCGCGGTGGGAGGTGTCGACGTCGCCCTCGTCGGAGGCGGTGGTGACGAAGAACGTGTCCGCGGCGCGGACCCACACCTGCTGCGCGGCGGTGAGCGCGACGCCCCGGCCGGTGACGCGCGGCTCGGCGGCACCGGGCACGCGCTCGGGCACGCGCTGCTGGATGTACTTGGGGCAGTTGGCCACGACCTGCTCGACGGCGACGACCAGGCCGCCGTCGCGCGGGCGGGCCGTGCCGTTGACGCGCATCCGGCGCCGCGTGCCCGGCTCGACCGCGATCGCGCCGACCGCGGCGGGGCCCGCCAGCACCCCGGCCAGCGGGTCGGCCGCGGCCGGGGTGGCGGCGACCTCGACGGTGCGGCCGTCGGGGACCCGGAGGAAGCCGGGCTCCCCGGCGAGCGCCGTGCCCCACAGCCGGCCCCGGTCGTCGGCCGCGCCGAGGAACAGGACCGGTTGCCGGGCCAGGAAGTCGGCGGCGACGTCCGGGACCGACGTGCGGACCGCGCGGAGCGTGTGGTCGGCGCGGTCCAGCACGCCGGCCCGGCGCTGGACCGCGCGTTCCCCGCGGTGATAGGTGGTCACGGTTAGAAGAAGCCGCAGGTGGGCGCGTCCGACCTGGGTGCGGCGGCGGTCCCGGCGCCGGACGGTGCGTAGATCTCCAGGCGGATGCCGTCCGGGTCGGTGAAGAAGATGCCGCCGGAGTCGGCGCCCTCGCCGTGCGGCACCACGCCGTCGTAGGCGAAGGTGACCGCCAGCTCGCGCAGGACCTCCTCGGCGCGGCGGACCTCGTCGATGTCGTCGACCTGGAACGACAGGTGGTGCAGGCCGGGGCGCCCGGTGTCGAAGGCACCGGCGCTCTGCTGCCACAGGGTCAGCCGCAGCTCGCCGCCGTGGCCGAGGAAGGCGAAGCGGCGGTCGGGCTCGGTGCCCTCGCCGAGGCTCTCGAAGCCGAAGACCCGCTGGTAGAAGCCGCGCGAGCGGTCGAGGTCGGTGACGTTGAGGCCGACGTGCCCGGTCTGCGGGGTGGCGGTCGCCATCTGGTTCCTCCTTGATCTAACTGTTGAGGAGAACTTAGACGGTTAGAATCGAGGACGTCAACCCGGCTAAGCTGATTTGACTGGTTAGAAGTAGGTTGTTCCAGGTCAACGCCGGTGGAGGAGGTGCGGGTGCCCGAGCGAACGACGTCGGCCGACCCCAGGCCCCTGACCGGCGAGCCCCTGTCGCTGGATCTGCTGAACACCCGGTGGATCACCGACGGGCCGCACGACCTGCTGGAGACCGTCGACGGGCTGGCCACCTGGCTGACCGGTGCCGGCCTGGCCGACCGCTGCCCGGCCGACGAGGCGACCCTGGCGGCCGTCCGGCACGCGCGGGACGCGCTGGCCGCCGCGGTGGTTTCGCCGGACGCGTCGGCGCTGAACGCCGTGCTCGACCGCGGCCGGGTCCGCCTGGCGCTGGTCGACGGCGCGCCGGTCGAGCGGGTGGAGGTCGACGACCCCGCCTGGCTGCCCGGCTGGCTGGCCGCCCGCGACTACCTCGACCTGCTGGGGCGGGCGCCGGACCGCATCAGGCCCTGCGCCAACCCGGCGTGCGTGCTCCACTTCTTCGACGTGTCCAAGAACGGCAGCCGGCGCTGGTGCTCGATGGCCGGGTGCGGGAACCGGTCCAAGGCCAACCGGCACTACGCGCGGGTCCGGGAGAACCGGGCGGGGTGAGGGCGGACCGCGGTGGGCGGTTGTCGAGCGCTCAGCGCCCCCCGCCCGGCGCCGCCACCACCCGGCCCAGGTCCTCGTCCGTGACACCGACCCCGGGGTCCACCTCCACCAGCGCCGTGGTCTCCCGCCGCCGGGCCGGGAACTCCGCACGGGCGGTCGGGAACAGGCCGGAGTCGTCCAGCCGGCCCAGGGGCCGCCCCGCCGCGAACCGGCCCACCGCCGGGAACTTCCGCCCCGGCCGCCCCTCGTGCGCGCGCAGCCCGACCACCCGCAGCGGCGGCAGCCCGAGCGCGGGCCCCGCGTACCGGTTCGCGTCGTCCTCCCCCGTGGTGCACCACGCCAACTCCGCGTCCGACTCCTCCGCCGTCCGCGTCGACGCGCCCCACGCGTTCGGCGGACCGTCCACGTCCGGCCGCACCAGCGGTCTCGCGGTCACCCGCCGATCGTGCCCGGCACCCGCGGCGGCGGGCGAAATCGCGCGCTCACGCGCCCGGCCCGTTGCTATCCTCCGCGCACGCCGACCGCGGGACTCCGGTGCGACTTCCGGGACGCGCCTCTGAAGCGATGCTTCGCTGATCGCACCCCCATTCCCCGGTCGGCGCCCACGACTCCAGGACGGGGGACCGATGGACCTCCTCGCCGCCGAGGACATGCTGCTGTTCGTCAACGCGGCGACCACCTCCACCGGTCAGCGCGAGTTCCACTCCGACGCCGACGCGCAGCGGCTGTCGCTGGACTTCCTGCACGAGTACATGGCGGTCAACTACCGCGACCTGTACGCGGCGGCGCTCGCGCTGGACGTCAACGACCACAACGCCGCGCTGATCATCCGCCGGCTGCTGGCCGACCCCGGCGACCTGCCCGCCGACCAGCGGCGGGTGGAGGGGCGGCTGATCGGCGCCCGGCTGCGGGCCCTGCCGCCGCAGCGCGCCTACGACCTGTTCCGCGACCTGCGGCGGGCCCGGGTGAACAACCGGCGCACGCGCGCGGTCGTCCGGGACTGGCTGGCGCGGCGGCCCGACCCCGTGTTCGACGCGGTGAAGTACCGCGCCGGGGTGAAGCGGGCGCTGCGCCACGCGCACGTCCGGCCGGCGGACGAGGAGGTGGGCGCGTTCCTGTTCGCACGGCGCCCGCGCTACCGCGCACCGCTGCTGGACTCCTGGCGACGGGCGCACTACGACAAGTCCGCCGTGTACGAGCTGCCCTACACCGTCGCCGAGGGGTTCGCCGCCAGGCACGGCATCGAGCGGGCGGTGTTCCTGGCGCGCATCGCGCCCCGGCTGACCCGGCTGGAGCGGCTGCGGTTGCAGGGCGCCGCCCGGCGCGACGGGGTGGCCGAGGTGGTGGCGGACCTGTCCGGGATGCCGCTGACCCGGCTGGCCTCGTACGTGCTGGCGCTGCCGTTCGCCGAGCGCGGGCGGCGGCGTGCCGAGCTGACCTCCGCCCTGCGCGCGGCGGCCCGGCGGGCGTGCGGCCCCGAGGCCGGCCGGTGGGGTCGGGTGGCGGCGGTGCTGGACGACAGCTTCTCCTCGGCCGGGTCCGCGACCAAGCGCAACCGCCCGCTCGCGGTCGCGCTGGCCTGCCACTACCTGCTGGAGGCGCTGGCGGCCGAGTACACCGGCCTGTGGACCTCCGGCAACGACGACCCGCTGATGGCCCGCCCGCGCGGCGTGACGCCGCTGGGCGAGCGGGTGCTCGACGCGGTGGAGTTCGGGCCCGAGCGGCTGGTGGTGGTGTCGGACGGGTGGGACAACGCGCCGCCCGGGCTGGCCGCCGAGGTGCTGCGGGTGTGGCGCGAGCGGTTGGACCCGGAGCGCCGGGTCAGCGCGGTCCACCTCAACCCGGTGTACGACGCGGACGCCTTCACCGCCCGGCGGTTGACCCCGCAGGTGCCCACCGTGGGGGTGCGGGACGCCGAGGACGTGCCCGCGCTGATCGGGTTCGCGCGGCTCGCCGAGGGGACGACCGGGTTGGCCGAGCTGCGCGCGCACCTGGGGCGTCGGGTGGAGCGGTTCCTGGAGGGGCGATGAGCGCACGGCCGGGCGACGCGCGCTCGGGACGCGGGGCCGACCGGCTTCCCGACCACCCGCGCCCGCCGCACCGCACCACCAGCTCCCCGGCACACCGGGCCGACCACTCCCCCGACCACCCGCACCACCGCGCCACCGGCTCCCCCGACCACTCGCACCACCGCGCCACCCGCTCCCCCGACCACCGCACCACCAGCTCCCCGGCCCACTCCCCCGACCACCCACACCACCGCACCACCCGCTCCCAGGAGGGCCGATGACCACCCTGGACCTCACCGGCCTGACCACCGCCCCGGCGCAGGTGTGGGGCGGCGTCCGGCTCGTGCCGCTGCTGCGGGACGAGCCGATCCCCGGCCTGCGGCTGCGCGCCGAGTGCTACGGCGACGGTCCCGCCGTGGTCGCGGTGGACCCCCGCACGACCTACCTGTCCTACATCCCGCACGGCTTCGTGGCGACGCTGACCGGCGACAGCGCGCCGACCGCCGCCTACGGCACCACCCTCGCCCGCCCCGGCGACCGGACCGGTGCACCCGCGCGCGTCCCGGTGCACGTGCACCGCCGGATGGCCCGCCGGACCGCGCCGGACCGGTTGCGCTTCCTGCCCCTGCACCTGGCCGTGGAGGGGTACCTGGCGCTGCACTTCGGCGGTCCGGAGGTGGTGTGGGAGGAGTGGTCGCAGCGCGCCGTCCGCCACGGCCTCTCCCCGCGCGAGGAGCAGGCGTACGCCGGCGCCGAGGTGCGGGACCTGGCGGACGCGCTGCGGCTGTTCGAGATCCACCCGCGCCAGTGCGGTGTGGTGGTGCACGTGGCCGACGCGCTCGCCGCGGCGTTCGTCGTGCCGCACCCCGACGACTACCGCGCCCTGCACCCCACCCTGCTCCAGGACATGTACGGCGAGCTGATCCACCACTACGCCACGCTGGGCGCGCCCGTGCCGGAGTTCCGCTCGCGGCTGGGCGGTGACCACGTGCGCACCCTGGCCGACCTGCGCGCGGCGGCGTGGCGGCAGCGGGTCGAGTGGGCCGGGTTCCACGGCACGACGATGGCCGCCGGGCTGCTGGGCACCGCGTACTCGGTGCACCGCGTGCACCGGCTGGGGCACTTCACCCTGTCCCGCTTCCTGCCCGCGTTCCGGCCTGGCCTGGAGAACCACATCGGCGAGCTGATCACCGACCGCCGGGGGCGCACCGCGTACCTCAAGACGTTCCGGCTGTCGGAGGCGCAGGTGCGCCGGGGTCACCTGCTGAGCAGGCTGGCGGAGCACGACTGGCACCTGCCGACGACGGCCGCCGCGCTGGGGGTGACCGAGGCCGCGCTGGGGCTCCGGCTCGACGGGGCGGGCTTCGGGGCGCTGCTGCGCGAGGACGTGCTGGCCCGCTACCGCGCGGCCGCGCGGCGGGAGGGGTGAGCGGCAGTGCGGTCGGACCCGGCCGTCGGCGCGGACGGCCGGGTCGTCCCGCATCCGCCCGACCGGGGGTCCGGGGGGTTGCACCGGACGGTGCGGACGTCCTGCTGCGCCTCGGATCGGTGCCGGGCCGGCGTGCCCGGCCCCCTCGGGGACCGCGTCGGCCCTCCTCGGGAGCCGATCTCGACCCCTTCGCGAAACGGCGGCGGCCGGGTGTTGGGGAGCCGGTCCACCCGGCCGCCGCACGTGATCGCCCTGCCGGGGGTGTGCGGTCGGCGCCGTCCGACCGAAGCCGGGACGGCACCGTCGGGGAGCGCCGCACCCCCGGCCGGTCGTCGCGCCCCCGACCCCCCGGGAGCTTCCGCGATCACCTCCGATGACGCCCCACCAGCCTGCCGCGACGGCGGCGCCCGGCGCCTCGTGAGGAAGCGAGAACCCCACCGGGGCGAATTCCCCGGATTCACGAGTCCCGGCGGTACCCGCCCGGGGCGTCGGCCAGGAACCGGGACACCGCCGTGCCCAGCACGCGGATGCCCGCGGTCGAGTGCGGGTCGATGCCGACCAGCTCGTGCACGCGCCGCAGCCGGTAGTCCAGGGTGCGGGGGTGCACGTTGAGCGACGCGGCGGTCCGCGCGCGGCTCATGTCGTTGCGGTAGTACGAGTCCAGGGTCACCACCAGCTCCGGGCCCCCGGCCAGGTGCGCCGCGATGCCGCGCAGCCACCGGTCGACGTCGGGCAGTTCCGCCACGCCGACCTCGACGGCCACGTCGCCCAGCGTGGGCACGTGGTCGGGCGCGGTGCGGGGGCGGACGACCCGGCTGACGCGGCGGGCCAGGGCGACGGCCTCGTCGATCGCGCCCGCCGGGCCGGTGGCGGAGCCCGCCGCGCACTCGCGCCCGGTGATCTCGGCGACCGACCTGGCCAGCGCGGGTGCCAGCTCGTCCCGACCGGCGGGCAGGAACGCGACCAGCTCGGCCGCGGTCGGCCACGTCGCCGGGGCGCGGTGGTGCCGCCACAGGGCGTCCAGGACCTCGTCGGCCGCCGGGTCGCCCAGGTCGTGGTCGGGCTGGGGGTGCACGCGGACCACGACCACCAGGTACCGCTCGGGCACCGGGAGGTCGATCGAGCGCGCGTGGTCGCCGGCCACCGGGTCGCCCGCGACCAGCAGGTCGGCGTAGCGCCGGACGCGTTCGGCGGCCGAGATCAGGTCCTGCTGCCCGCTGAGCAGCCCCGCGGTGTACGCGCGCTGGGCGGCCGGGCTGTGGGCGGCGAGCCAGGCCAGCATGTGCATGGCGTCGTCGAGGTCGTGCGGGCTGCACGCCTCGTGGATCTCGCGCAGCGTGGCCGTGGCGTGCAGGGCCAGCACCTGGTCGTGGACCGCGCGCGACAGGCCGCGGCGGCCGCGGTCCGCGCCCATGGCGGTCACCAGGGCCAGGTCGTCGGGGGTCAGCGGTTCGTCGACGGCCACGCAGTCGAGGGTGCGGCGCCGGATGTGGACGGCGAACTCCACCATCCGGTCGCGGTCGGCCGCGGTGCGCGCCGTGGCGTCGTACTCGGGCAGCTCCGCGGTGCACAGCTCGACGACGCGCTCGCCGTTCTCGCCGGCGCGCCGCCGCAGTGCGTCGAACAGGTCTCCCATGCTCCACCCGTCGCTCAGTGGTAGGCGCCGGCCAGTGCCCGGGTCACGGCCGTGCTCAGGACCAGCACGCCGCGGGCCGACGCCGGGTCGAGGCCGGTGAGGTGCCGCACCCGGTCGAGGCGGTAGTCCAGGGTTCGCGGGTGCACCGCCAGCGCCGCCGCCGTGCGCGTGCGGTGCATGTCGTTGCGGTAGAACGCGTCCAGGGTGGCGATCAGGTCGGGACCGTCGCGCAGCCGGCGCGCCGTCTCGGCCAGCCAGCGGTCGACCGGGGGCACGGCCGCCGCGCCCAGCTCGGCGAACAGGTCGGCGCGGAAGTGCAGCGCGCCGGGGCGGGCCGGGGCCACCGCGCAGAGCCGCCGGGCTTCCGCCAGCGCATCGGCGAGCCCGCCAGCCGCACCACTTGCCGCACCGCCCAACGCACCGCTCACCGCACCGCCTGCCACACCCCCCGCCGCACCACGAGCCACACCGCCCGCCGCACCGGCCAACGCGCCGCGAGCCGCACCGCCCACTGCACCGGCAAACGCACCACGAGCCGCACCACCCACCGCACCGGCCGCCACACCACCGGCCGCACCCCCCAACCCCAGCCTCCCGCGAGCCGCCCCGACCGCGCACGGCACGTCGACCCGGTCGGTGAAGCCGCGCACCACCGCCCGGGCCCGCTCCTCGGCCACCGCGGGCTCGTCCGCACCGGCCAGGGCGATGAACTCGTCGGGTTCCTCCCAGCACAGCGGCACCCAGTGGTGGGCCAGCAGGTCGGTCAGCACGTCGGTCCGGTCACCGGGCCCGGGCGCCGCGCCGGGCACCCGCACCACGGTCACCACCACGTGGTCGTGCAGCTCCATCGCC
This portion of the Saccharothrix syringae genome encodes:
- a CDS encoding MerR family transcriptional regulator gives rise to the protein MGEQGSGLTPGALAGMLGISPTTLRTWHRRYGLGPSARTSGNHRRYTPADVERLRRMVELTAKGLAPAAAAGIVLSEPPPAVATPAPRVDLSPDAARAVRRGFLNAACRLDEPLMRDLAVKLIAEHGVVDSWHQVFMPTLVQLGRRAAARGRGVEVEHVTTAAVLHALRGVPFPAAEGRLAALLACAPDEQHTLPLEALGAALSECDSTWRHLGARLPARALLDAVGKLRPAVVVVWAHRAELAREVPLRTLATRFDAVVAVAGPGWDPLVVPAGAERLTSLRHGVRVVLRATGRTG
- a CDS encoding SRPBCC family protein gives rise to the protein MEIGTRAPGRAPADVVWERYAQPALWPRWAPQITGVETSAPRLAPGVTGRVRAPLGVRVRFTVTAVDHTARTWAWDARLGPLRLHLRHGVAPDGGTWLTVRGPAAVVLPYLPLARLALHRLTDPRDLTPG
- a CDS encoding WhiB family transcriptional regulator gives rise to the protein MPELSRLPSPVAESWDWQLRGLCRGLDSTLFFHTPNERGEARRSREERAKQVCRRCPVMRQCREHALAVEETYGIWGGLGESELRTMIARQHRRA
- a CDS encoding VOC family protein produces the protein MATATPQTGHVGLNVTDLDRSRGFYQRVFGFESLGEGTEPDRRFAFLGHGGELRLTLWQQSAGAFDTGRPGLHHLSFQVDDIDEVRRAEEVLRELAVTFAYDGVVPHGEGADSGGIFFTDPDGIRLEIYAPSGAGTAAAPRSDAPTCGFF
- a CDS encoding pyridoxamine 5'-phosphate oxidase family protein, with amino-acid sequence MTTYHRGERAVQRRAGVLDRADHTLRAVRTSVPDVAADFLARQPVLFLGAADDRGRLWGTALAGEPGFLRVPDGRTVEVAATPAAADPLAGVLAGPAAVGAIAVEPGTRRRMRVNGTARPRDGGLVVAVEQVVANCPKYIQQRVPERVPGAAEPRVTGRGVALTAAQQVWVRAADTFFVTTASDEGDVDTSHRGGNPGFVRVRSGTELEWPDYAGNAMFLTLGNLDVNPAAGLLFCDWATGATLHVSGRARVDWSADRAADHPGAERVVLFTVTDVVEVAGLVPLRWGEPGYSRFNPPLG
- a CDS encoding ArsR/SmtB family transcription factor; protein product: MLRIFFTTEDLVCTTVAPTSDPLWDVLLASRRLAERDQSPVFAKWSYAVRRAIDHRDPALRLLHVLRPCPDFLLPAESARGLEAGLAAVRATPRHRVRAELACLAPLPGWVEPLARGDDAALGAVADMLRRLHSVLVEPFADVIRESVNADRARRARDLVDDGVHGLLAGLGGGAHWRPPVLEVDHPVDREVRLGGRGLRLVPSYFARHRPGALTDPSLPPVLVHPIDDTDRWAGSVPKSLDALLGPTRSAVLECARTGVGTVELARRVGTSPASVSRHTCVLRDAGLLRTTRYGKRAVHSLTELGESLLEGAVR
- a CDS encoding GH92 family glycosyl hydrolase → MAPSHRRRARPLVASLALLAGLVTGVPAAVAQPAPEDPATLVNPFIGTQNFGNTFPGASAPFGMVQVSPDTGGQGGYDYLQGNIHGFSQTHLSGVGCPVMGELPVMPTTGPVDNVDTNAYRSPYSHDDEDAEPGYYRVGLSRYGIDAELTATPRTGWQRHSFPATTAANVLFNTGKANQQVLDSEVHVVGDRTVEGRVRAGRFCAGRDEHTVYFSATFDRPFAAFGTWRGTTRSPGARDAAGGGGNGAWVTFDATADRDVVLKVGLSYTGVEGARRNLAAETGDSFDFDATRAALRRDWAGRLGAIRVDGGPVERRTAFYTALYHSLLHPNLAGDVDGRYTGFDGAQHVAEDFTPYQNLSLWDTYRPQNQLLELLEPAVARDVALSVVASGRDGGWLPRWALANSETNIMTGDPVTPFLVEAWSKGLLAGHEQETYDLLRRNATETPPADSPYNGRSGVAFYDERGYVPSGLALGEDCAHKGGDNDCVHPASATLEYAAADAALALMAAGLGHREDARLFAGRGQWYRNLWDAGTGHFRPRTVEGTWVSPYNPVDAGHQFHEGGAYQYQWLVPQDPNGLVELMGGRRATEQRLDAFFAYDKLLVDPAGTARTEWITQPYDYYGKPTYNPNNEPDLLAPYFYLSVGAPAKTATAVRAAMTLFTTGPDGMTGNDDLGTMSAWYVFSSLGLYPTMSGADFLALSSPQFPAATVRVGQGRVLTITAPGVDDTNRYVRRVSLDGRDVRTTWLRWDDVVGGGTLAHEVGPTPSAWGTDPGAAPPSVNRAPADDRRHVDASLRESTAVVPTGDAEQTATLTLDVLAQAPGAVPVTVRPTAPAGWRVSPTPLLVLRSGRLPVQRTVALAVTVPAGTPAGSYPVRVEVRGPNAVTREAVVEVRPAARCAVTAGTQCAVDLTGSLNHDGTATVEQPAQGDFDGQGWSYDAALLPTGPVTLGGVAYAAPDPGGAAANFVEARGQAVLLPGARYGGLRLVAASHNGPVTTALTVRYADGTSASLPVTVPDWAGSGPALLEMPHRIKAGQGVDGPAVRLFGASAALDPGRVVRSVGLPDDPRVEVYAITLV